Sequence from the Xenorhabdus nematophila ATCC 19061 genome:
ACGGTAGCTAACAATGTCCATTACTTTGTTGAGCACCGCTACGCATTGTTGGAATTGGCGTTATTAAGCCAAAGACAAGATGATTTATCGGAATCGAACCAACAATAGCTGACGAACATTTTCACGACAGATTTTTAAGCCCACACCCTTAAGAAGGTGGGGCTTGTTTGTTCGTTTAATAACATAATTTGAGCCAGTTCACATTTTAAATGAAAATGACAGAAATTCTTTTCACTGTGTTATGTAGACTGGCCGCCACGATTAATGAGGCACCATTACATGACCACTGAGACTGAAATCTCTTTTGCTGATTTAGGTTTATCGGCACCTATTCTTTCTGCACTGGGAGACATGGGCTATGAAAAGCCTTCTCCTATTCAACAACAATGTATTCCTCACCTGCTGAACGGTCGTGACGTGCTGGGCATGGCACAGACGGGAAGTGGTAAAACTGCGGCATTCACCTTGCCATTACTGCATAACATCAATGCTGAACTTAAAGCTCCACAGATCCTTGTGTTAGCGCCTACCCGTGAACTGGCGGTACAGGTTGCTGAAGCGTGTTCAGATTTCTCTAAACATATGCGCAGTGTAAATGTCGTTGCACTCTACGGTGGGCAACGTTACGACGTTCAATTACGTGCCCTGCGTCAGGGACCACAGATTGTAGTGGGAACCCCGGGTCGTCTGCTGGACCACCTGAAACGTGGAACTTTGGATCTGTCCAACCTGAAAGGTCTGGTACTGGATGAAGCTGACGAAATGCTGCGCATGGGCTTTATCGAAGATGTTGAAAACATCATGAGCCAGATCCCTGCTGAACACCAGACAGCTCTGTTCTCAGCAACCATGCCTGAAGCGATTCGTCGTATTACCCGTCGTTTCATGAACGATCCGCAGGAAGTTCGTATTCAGAGCAGCGTGACAAACCGTCCTGACATCAGCCAGAGTTACTGGTCTGTTTACGGTGTGCGCAAAAACGAAGCGCTGGTACGTTTTCTTGAAGCAGAAGATTTTGATGCTGCGATTATTTTCGTGCGTACCAAAAATGCAACGCTGGAAGTAGCAGAAGCGCTGGAGCGTAACGGTTACAACTCTGCGGCACTGAATGGTGACATGAATCAGACCCTGCGTGAGCAGACTCTTGAGCGTTTGAAAAATGGTCGTCTGGACATTCTGATTGCAACAGATGTTGCTGCTCGTGGCCTGGATGTTGAGCGTATCAGTCTGGTTGTTAACTATGATATCCCAATGGATGCAGAGTCTTATGTACACCGTATTGGTCGTACCGGCCGTGCAGGTCGTGCAGGTCGTGCTCTGCTGTTCGTTGAAAACCGTGAACGTCGTCTGCTGCGTAACATCGAACGCACTATGAAGCTGACTATCCCAGAAGTTGAACTGCCGGATGCAGAGCTGCTGGGCCAGCGTCGTCTGGAGAAATTCGCAGCTAACGTCCAGCAACAACTGGAAAGCAGCGATTTGGATCAGTACCGTGCACTGTTGGCTAAGCTGGGCACTGATGAAGAGCTGGAGATGGAAACACTGGCTGCTGCCCTGCTGAAAATGGCACAAGGTGAGCGCCCACTGATTCTGCCACCTGATCCGGTTCGCCGTCCTCGCCGTGAATTCAACGACCGTGATGACCGTCGTCGTAACGGCAATGGTTTTG
This genomic interval carries:
- a CDS encoding DEAD/DEAH family ATP-dependent RNA helicase; translated protein: MTTETEISFADLGLSAPILSALGDMGYEKPSPIQQQCIPHLLNGRDVLGMAQTGSGKTAAFTLPLLHNINAELKAPQILVLAPTRELAVQVAEACSDFSKHMRSVNVVALYGGQRYDVQLRALRQGPQIVVGTPGRLLDHLKRGTLDLSNLKGLVLDEADEMLRMGFIEDVENIMSQIPAEHQTALFSATMPEAIRRITRRFMNDPQEVRIQSSVTNRPDISQSYWSVYGVRKNEALVRFLEAEDFDAAIIFVRTKNATLEVAEALERNGYNSAALNGDMNQTLREQTLERLKNGRLDILIATDVAARGLDVERISLVVNYDIPMDAESYVHRIGRTGRAGRAGRALLFVENRERRLLRNIERTMKLTIPEVELPDAELLGQRRLEKFAANVQQQLESSDLDQYRALLAKLGTDEELEMETLAAALLKMAQGERPLILPPDPVRRPRREFNDRDDRRRNGNGFGDRDKSDRGDRGDRGDRPRRERRDVGDMELYRIEVGRDDGVEVRHIVGAIANEGDISSRYIGNIKLFATHSTIELPKGMPGELLSHFTRTRILNKPLNMQLMGDAQPFERRERRGGGRNGNGNGGNGPRRDRDNAGNGNNGGRRFNNERRGGGERGSFRGRNNDNFSGGAPRRRQSNDNGNSTSNV